A single Sphingopyxis chilensis DNA region contains:
- a CDS encoding HNH endonuclease, whose translation MFHPDLARHPDSCPALVLNADYTPLSYYPLSLWPWQTAVKAVFLDRVTIVENYEREIHSPTRTMPIPSVIALRQYVKPSEHPAFTRFNLFLRDRFACQYCGSGKDLTFDHVVPRRLGGRTTWENVATACAPCNLKKGGRTPQQAHMPLYRQPWRPTSWQLQDNGRAFPPNYLHTSWIDWLYWDVELEG comes from the coding sequence ATGTTCCATCCCGATCTTGCCCGGCACCCCGATAGCTGTCCGGCGCTCGTTCTCAACGCCGATTACACGCCGCTCAGCTATTATCCGCTGAGCCTCTGGCCCTGGCAGACCGCGGTGAAGGCGGTTTTTCTCGACCGCGTCACCATCGTCGAGAATTATGAGCGCGAGATTCATTCGCCGACGCGGACGATGCCGATCCCGAGCGTCATTGCGCTGCGCCAATATGTGAAACCGTCGGAGCATCCGGCGTTCACGCGCTTCAACCTGTTCCTGCGCGACCGTTTCGCGTGCCAATATTGCGGGTCGGGCAAGGACCTGACGTTTGACCATGTCGTGCCGCGCCGGCTGGGCGGGCGCACGACGTGGGAAAATGTCGCGACCGCCTGCGCCCCATGCAACCTGAAAAAAGGCGGCCGCACCCCGCAACAAGCGCATATGCCGCTCTATCGCCAGCCGTGGCGACCGACGAGCTGGCAGTTGCAGGACAATGGCCGGGCGTTTCCGCCCAATTACCTCCACACGAGCTGGATCGACTGGCTGTATTGGGATGTTGAACTCGAAGGCTAG
- the gluQRS gene encoding tRNA glutamyl-Q(34) synthetase GluQRS, whose product MGPKMLTRFAPSPTGELHLGHAYSAVLAHAAARGAGGRFRIRIDDIDGSRSREEFVAAALADLAWLGLDRDGDPVRQSDRLGDYVAALDDLRARGLVYPCFCTRADIAASLSAPHGPSGATYPGTCRNLSDAERARRMAAEPHCWRLDMTRAAALAGDLKWEEMEQGLRTAAPLAHGDIVLARKDAPASYHLASTLDDAAMGVTHVIRGADLIASTDIHRLLQALLGLPAPVYRHHALVCGPDGKRLAKRDAAASLKGLRDAGIDGRALAADLAADRLPTGYSLQNP is encoded by the coding sequence ATGGGACCGAAGATGCTGACCCGCTTCGCTCCCAGCCCCACCGGCGAACTCCACCTCGGCCACGCCTATAGTGCGGTTTTGGCGCACGCCGCGGCGCGCGGGGCGGGTGGGCGCTTCCGCATTCGCATCGACGATATCGACGGCAGCCGCTCGCGCGAGGAGTTTGTCGCGGCCGCGCTTGCCGACCTTGCTTGGCTCGGCCTCGACCGGGACGGCGATCCGGTACGCCAGTCGGATCGGCTCGGCGATTATGTCGCCGCGCTCGACGATCTTCGCGCGCGCGGCCTCGTCTATCCCTGCTTTTGCACCCGCGCCGATATCGCCGCCAGCCTGTCGGCGCCGCACGGCCCGTCTGGTGCGACCTATCCCGGCACCTGCCGCAACCTTTCCGACGCCGAGCGCGCACGGCGCATGGCGGCCGAACCGCATTGCTGGCGCCTCGACATGACGCGCGCCGCGGCGCTTGCGGGCGACCTGAAATGGGAGGAGATGGAGCAGGGGCTTCGTACCGCCGCCCCCCTGGCGCACGGCGATATTGTCCTCGCGCGCAAGGACGCGCCCGCGAGCTATCATCTCGCGAGCACGCTCGACGATGCCGCGATGGGCGTGACGCATGTGATCCGCGGTGCCGACCTCATCGCCTCGACCGATATCCACCGGCTGTTGCAGGCGCTGCTCGGCCTGCCGGCGCCGGTTTACCGTCACCACGCGCTCGTCTGCGGACCCGACGGCAAAAGGCTGGCGAAGCGCGACGCCGCGGCATCGCTCAAGGGACTGCGCGATGCGGGCATCGACGGCCGCGCGCTCGCCGCCGATTTGGCGGCGGACCGGCTTCCCACTGGCTATTCGCTGCAAAATCCCTAG
- a CDS encoding HIG1 domain-containing protein, with product MEILLVLGVVIAAGFVLFSLARGLFYFSQGHKAQMDGTVHENQVMQNKMMMSRVKWQAITIILLVLIGVFAAGS from the coding sequence ATGGAAATCCTGCTCGTCCTTGGCGTCGTCATCGCCGCCGGCTTCGTCCTCTTCTCGCTCGCGCGGGGCCTCTTCTATTTCTCGCAGGGGCACAAGGCCCAGATGGACGGCACGGTCCACGAGAATCAGGTGATGCAGAACAAGATGATGATGTCGCGGGTGAAGTGGCAGGCGATCACCATCATCCTGCTCGTGCTGATCGGCGTGTTTGCTGCCGGCAGCTAA